The Cloacibacillus sp. An23 genome has a segment encoding these proteins:
- a CDS encoding LysR family transcriptional regulator — MHEKGIETFLAVAMSRTLGKAAELLSVTQSTISYNLNELENDMGMILVDRQKGMKSIKLTPAGESFLPLALKWQEISREIANARTPGSAYSLAVGGSESVNCRLLPPVYGALLEHEPPVYLRIVTDPSDMMYQAVESRALDAAIVIHEESARYVQMEPIYREGFIVARIPNDGEETAEYLRPTDLDQGMEFYIEWSGGYRLWHDHIWDPMKTLKVKVDSIKLATLLMRRPGQWCMIPESARAQFMSEQPRAVFCRLHETPPDIIYYKLTHRHPKTSSAAALAIFDEVLKRRITELGGKTGIK; from the coding sequence TTGCATGAAAAAGGGATAGAAACCTTTCTGGCCGTCGCCATGTCCAGGACGCTCGGCAAAGCCGCGGAGCTTCTGAGCGTCACCCAGTCCACCATAAGCTACAACCTGAACGAGCTGGAAAACGACATGGGAATGATACTCGTAGACCGGCAGAAGGGTATGAAATCCATAAAACTGACCCCCGCGGGGGAGAGCTTCCTCCCGCTCGCATTGAAATGGCAGGAAATCAGCCGTGAAATAGCCAACGCCCGCACGCCCGGCTCCGCCTATTCTCTGGCTGTAGGAGGCTCCGAAAGCGTCAACTGCCGCCTCCTGCCGCCCGTCTACGGCGCGCTGCTGGAACACGAGCCGCCTGTCTACCTCCGCATAGTCACCGATCCGTCGGACATGATGTACCAGGCGGTCGAAAGCAGGGCGCTCGACGCGGCGATAGTCATCCACGAGGAAAGCGCCAGATACGTCCAGATGGAGCCGATATACCGCGAAGGCTTCATCGTCGCGCGCATACCGAACGACGGCGAAGAAACGGCGGAATACCTGCGCCCGACCGACCTCGACCAAGGGATGGAATTCTACATAGAATGGAGCGGCGGATACCGCCTGTGGCACGACCATATATGGGACCCGATGAAAACGCTCAAAGTCAAAGTAGACTCCATAAAGCTCGCGACGCTCCTCATGCGGCGTCCGGGACAATGGTGCATGATACCTGAGTCCGCGCGCGCGCAGTTCATGAGCGAACAGCCCCGCGCCGTATTCTGCCGGCTTCACGAAACGCCCCCCGATATAATATACTACAAACTGACGCACAGACACCCGAAGACGAGCTCCGCCGCGGCGCTCGCCATCTTCGACGAAGTGCTGAAGCGCCGAATAACCGAACTCGGAGGGAAAACAGGCATAAAATGA
- the deoC gene encoding deoxyribose-phosphate aldolase — MNLAKYIDHTNLNPAATAADIKKLCEEARAYGFASVCVNSSRVKLAAYMLKDSGVAVCSVVGFPLGAMSAEAKAFEARCAANDGASEIDMVINVGLLKDGGLKAVEDDIRAVVQAVPEAAVKVIIETCLLTDEEKIAACRAAEAAGAKFVKTSTGFSTGGATEHDVRLMRKAVSPAVKVKASGGIRDAETAKKMIEAGAERIGASKSIAICEGAE, encoded by the coding sequence ATGAACCTGGCGAAATACATAGACCACACAAACCTGAACCCGGCGGCGACGGCGGCCGACATAAAAAAGCTCTGCGAAGAAGCGCGCGCATACGGATTCGCCTCGGTATGCGTAAACTCGTCGCGCGTGAAACTCGCGGCCTACATGCTGAAAGACAGCGGCGTCGCCGTATGCTCAGTCGTAGGGTTCCCGCTCGGCGCAATGAGTGCGGAAGCCAAAGCCTTCGAGGCGCGGTGCGCGGCAAACGACGGAGCGTCGGAAATCGACATGGTGATAAACGTCGGCCTGCTCAAAGACGGCGGACTAAAAGCAGTCGAAGACGACATCCGCGCCGTCGTGCAAGCCGTTCCGGAAGCTGCGGTCAAAGTCATAATAGAAACATGCCTGCTCACGGACGAAGAAAAAATAGCCGCCTGCCGCGCTGCCGAAGCCGCCGGAGCGAAATTCGTAAAAACCTCGACCGGCTTCTCCACAGGCGGCGCGACCGAACACGACGTCCGCCTCATGAGAAAAGCAGTGAGCCCCGCCGTTAAAGTAAAAGCCTCCGGCGGCATCCGCGACGCGGAAACGGCGAAAAAAATGATAGAAGCAGGAGCCGAGCGCATCGGCGCTTCGAAATCCATCGCAATCTGCGAAGGAGCGGAATAG